The genomic interval AAATCGCTCTTGATACTACATCTCTCGGGGCCAGATCGCCTTGATGATGAAGATCTTTCATGAAGTTCTCACCATCTTGGTTTATTAATTTTGCCCCTTCTCCTCTAACTGCTTCAGAAATGAGTCCTACACATTTGCCGTTTATATGAAGCATTGTTGGATGAAATTGAATAAATTCCATATCTACAATTTCAACACCAGATCGATAAGCCATGGCAATTCCATCTCCTGTGATCACGTCTGCATTCGAAGTATGTCCGTATACAGCCCCACAGCCTCCGCTAGCAATAATCGTTTTACTTGCTTGATATCGCTCCAACATACCTTTGTTATTTTTTGTATAAACACCAAGGCATTCTCCATTTTGGATGATTAATTCGACAACCACTTCATTTTCTATCAAGTTAATCGACGATTTCGTCGAATGAAATAAAAATTGTGTTAGCTCTTTTCCTGTAGCATCGCCACCTGCATGAATAATGCGATGATGACTATGGGCACCCTCTTTACCAAGTAGAAATTGTCCATTTTTGTCACAATCAAAGATCATTCCTTTTTGACACCAATCAAAAATTTCTAATGGACCGTCTTGTACGAGATATTCAACGTTTTTATTATCATTGTGGTAACAACCTGCGACTATTGTGTCTTCATAATGATTTTTCCATGAATCTTTTTTATGAACCGCTGCTGCAATACCACCTTGTGCAAGCATTGAATTACTTGTTAACCAGGAGGATTTCGTAATCATTGTGACGTGTTTATCTCGCATATGGTAAGCAGCAGAAAGGGCTGCAATTCCACTTCCAATTATAATGACATCTGTTTGTGGCAATGTATAACCCCCTTCTGTAATTTACACGTGTCTTGACACCTATATTTACATATTATTAAAATAATGACAAGAGTTTTTTCATTACAATTTTTTAGATTAAGAGAAAAACAGAGGTGAATTCATTGATCTATCTTGATTACGCAGCAACAACTCCAATAAGTGACAACTCTTTAGAAATATATGCTAAAGCTGCTAAACATGCTTTTGGAAATAGCAATAGCTTGCATGATATCGGGGATGTAGCCGCTCGAACTTTACAAGCTTCAAGAAAACTTATTTCATCCATTATAGGCGGAAATGAGAAAGGACTTTATTTTACAAGTGGTGGCAGTGAGGCTAACATTTTAGCCATCCAGTCACTCTTAAAAGGGTTACATCCAGAAAAAAACCATCTTATAACATCGAGTATTGAACATTCATCTCTTTATACATTTTTTAAAAAGCTTTCGACAGAGGGATATGAGGTTAGCTTTTTAGAACCGAATCATAAAGGTCAGATCACTGAGGAAATCGTAAAAAACGCCTTGCGGGCTAATACTGGTTTAGTATCCATTCAGCACGGGAACTCTGAGATTGGAACTGTACATCAAATTGAAAAAATTGGACCTTTATTGAAAGTTCATGGCGTATTATTCCACAGTGATTGTGTTCAAACATTCGGAAAGCTACCAATAAATATTGAAAAGGCTCAACTTGATTCTATTTCTTTTTCAAGCCATAAAATTTATGGACCTAAAGGTATTGGAGCTGCATACATTCACCCATCTGTATATTGGCAGCCTGTTATTCCTGGGACGACACATGAATCAGGTTTTCGGCCTGGTACAGTAGATGTTCCAGCAGTAGCTGCATTTGCTACAGCAGCGAAAGATATTTCAGCAGCAATGGAAAACAATACGGAATATTATTTAGGCTTAAGAAGCAAATTTATTGACTTCCTAAAGCCCTATCAAGATAAAATATTGTTAGTAAACGAAAGTATGGATCCTTTTCTACCTAATATCCTCCCATTGTTAGTAGATGGTATAGAAGGTCAATATATTATGTTAGAATGCAATCGTTTTGGTTTTGCCATATCAACCGGCAGCGCATGTCAAGTTGGCATGCAAGCACCGTCACGCTCGCTTTTAGCTTTAGGGTTTGATGAGCATAAAGCAAAACAATATATTAGAATATCAATAGGAACCGATACAACCGAGGAGCAATTGAAATCATTTTTACACGTTCTTTTTAACATTGTGGACAACTTTAAAAAATAAGCGCACCAGAAAAAAAGATTTTGATATTCTTAAGCAAAAATAAAAATAAGATAAGAAGAAAGGGAGGATTGCATTGAACCATGAAAAATTATCTGGAGAAGACCGCAGAACTCTTTTATTAGAGTTACTATCGGAAGCAGACAAACCAATTACAGGAGGCGATCTCGCAAATCGGACAAATGTTAGCAGGCAGGTCATTGTCCAAGACATCTCTCTACTCAAAGCTAAAAATTATCCAATCATCGCCACAAGTCAAGGATATGTATTTTTAAAAGAGTCAGATAGCCAGAATAAAATCATCGAACGGATTATTGCCTGTAACCATGCTCCAGAACAAGCAATTGAAGAATTAACTATGATTGTTGATCATGGTGTTATTGTTAAGGATGTCATCGTAGAGCACCAGGTTTATGGTGAATTAACTGCTTCAATTATGGTAGGTAATCGAAATGATGTAAAAGAATTCGTAAAAAAGATTGAAAACAATAGCGCCGCATATTTATCACAGCTTACAAACGGGCTCCATCTGCATACATTACAAGCTGATTCACTAGAAAAATTAGACCGAGCGTGTGAGGAACTCAAAAAAGCTGGGTTTTTAATGCAGGAATAGACGTATAAATACAAAAAGCAAGTGACATTCGGTGGCAATGTCACTTGCTTTTAATAATTGGCTGTTTTCGCAAACTTTGTTGCTATTTACCAAGTAGTGCGGTGTGGTTGATTGCAGCGAGAGATGCACGATGACCGCGGGGCGGGCGGTGAGCCTCCTCGGCGTAAACGCCTGCATGAGTCTCACCTGTCCCGCTACTCCCGCAGGAGTCTCGCACTTTCGCTCTAATCAACCTAAATTAGTTTTCGTTTTAAAAACAACAACCTCTTATAAAAGAGCCTAATAAATAAGGTTACGTGTTTAACTTTCTTTTTCTTTGTTTTGTTTAATTGAATATGCTTCATATGATCCTAATAGCTTAACGGTACATCCCAAGGCTTCGAGCTCAGCTTTTGCACCTGGTATGAGTACATTATCGAGGAGCATATCAATATCAATAATAAAAAAGTAATTTCCTAATCCAGTTTTCATTGGTCTTGACTCAATTTTAGACATGTTCAGCTTACGCCATGTAAATGCTGATAAAACTTGATGGAGTGCACCTGATTGATCATCAGATGGCAACGTAATCATCAATGTTGTCTTACCTTTATCTGGTTTTAGATTCGGACTCTTATATTCAAGTTGATTTGCAGGATGTAGAATGGCAAATCGTGTATGATTATAATGATAATCATGAATATTTGTCATGACAATTTCTAGTCCATATTCCTTTGCCGCAAGTGCATTTGCAATTGCAGCTACAGGTTCTTCTGGGTGCTGACTAACATATTGTGCGGCAGCTCCTGTTGAACTTGCATAATCATATGGCACTCCATTAAATTTGTGATGCAAAAATTTATGACATTGTGCAATCGCATGTGAATGTGAATATACGCGAGTAATGTTTTCCCATTCATTTTTTCTTGAAGGATGCACCATTAAATGTTGTTCGATTGGTGAAACAATTTCTCCAACTATGTATAATGGTTGTTCGTGTATTAAGTAATCAAATGTTAAATTAACCGAACCCTCTAGGGCATTTTCTGTCGGTACGACAGCAAAATCAATCTCCCCAGCCGCTACCGCATCTATACATTGAGGAATGGTCTTATATGCAACTTGTTCTACTTCCTCTCCAAAAAATGCTTGAACAGCTAAATGGGTAAATGTTGCTCTCGGCCCTAAAAATCCTATCCTTATTGCCAACCAATTTCAACTCCTTATGCTCCTTGACCTAGTATTTCTACTTTGTCGACAAATTCCATTCTTCTTAATTTCACCATTAATCGATTTATATCCTCTGTCATTCCATTTGTATTAAGGGAGAGTGTGACATTTGCTCGGCCTTGAATTGGAATGGTTTGATGAATTGTTAAGACATTACAGCCAGCATTCGCTACAACTGATAATAACTGTGACAATGTTCCACTACGATCTTCAAGATGGAAAAACAGCGTTATAAGCTTTTCTTTCACAACTGTATGAAATGGAAACACAGCATCACGATATTTATAAAACGCACTGCGGCTAAGATCGACACGTTGAACAGCTTCAGCAACAGAATCAACTTTCCCTCTCTCAATGAGCTTTTTCACTTCAAGCGTTTTTTTCATTGCTTCTGGTAAAATGTCTTCGCGTACTAAATAAAACGTTTCATCTTTCATAGTCTCCCTCCCAACATTTTATCTTAATGTAGATAATTTATCACAATATTAGCTAAATTTCTTCTTTTTTCTCAAGAAAATAGAAATTGAAGAAATATTTCTTTGACTTAAAAAAGAGAGCTCATAATAGCTCTCCTGTATGTGTTGAGTAAATATCTGATAAATAGGCTCTATCCTATTCAACAAACTCAAATTCATATTCAAGTAATTTAACAATATCTCCGTCTTTGGCGCCTCTTTCACGTAAAGCTTCATCCACGCCAAGTCCACGAAGTTGTCTAGCGAAACGTCTTACAGACTCTTCACGTGAGAAATCTGTCATTTTA from Metabacillus sediminilitoris carries:
- the nadB gene encoding L-aspartate oxidase; protein product: MPQTDVIIIGSGIAALSAAYHMRDKHVTMITKSSWLTSNSMLAQGGIAAAVHKKDSWKNHYEDTIVAGCYHNDNKNVEYLVQDGPLEIFDWCQKGMIFDCDKNGQFLLGKEGAHSHHRIIHAGGDATGKELTQFLFHSTKSSINLIENEVVVELIIQNGECLGVYTKNNKGMLERYQASKTIIASGGCGAVYGHTSNADVITGDGIAMAYRSGVEIVDMEFIQFHPTMLHINGKCVGLISEAVRGEGAKLINQDGENFMKDLHHQGDLAPRDVVSRAIFEQMKNGSNVYLDISSLSNFSTRFPTISNLCKQHGIDLSIGRIPVAPGMHFLMGGIRTNDKGETNIKSLFAVGEAACTGVHGANRLASNSLLEGLVFGKRVANHILTLPLEQTAYTDPKWETFEKKKFNKWPSKQQIQKIMTNYVGIQRTEAELIDAVKWFETYQPSFWDFNVKDFTMDEIEIINLLTVGWLIASSALKRTESRGGHFRLDYPESNDNEWKQKQIFRTRAEMYVGC
- a CDS encoding IscS subfamily cysteine desulfurase, producing MIYLDYAATTPISDNSLEIYAKAAKHAFGNSNSLHDIGDVAARTLQASRKLISSIIGGNEKGLYFTSGGSEANILAIQSLLKGLHPEKNHLITSSIEHSSLYTFFKKLSTEGYEVSFLEPNHKGQITEEIVKNALRANTGLVSIQHGNSEIGTVHQIEKIGPLLKVHGVLFHSDCVQTFGKLPINIEKAQLDSISFSSHKIYGPKGIGAAYIHPSVYWQPVIPGTTHESGFRPGTVDVPAVAAFATAAKDISAAMENNTEYYLGLRSKFIDFLKPYQDKILLVNESMDPFLPNILPLLVDGIEGQYIMLECNRFGFAISTGSACQVGMQAPSRSLLALGFDEHKAKQYIRISIGTDTTEEQLKSFLHVLFNIVDNFKK
- a CDS encoding transcription repressor NadR, whose translation is MNHEKLSGEDRRTLLLELLSEADKPITGGDLANRTNVSRQVIVQDISLLKAKNYPIIATSQGYVFLKESDSQNKIIERIIACNHAPEQAIEELTMIVDHGVIVKDVIVEHQVYGELTASIMVGNRNDVKEFVKKIENNSAAYLSQLTNGLHLHTLQADSLEKLDRACEELKKAGFLMQE
- the pheA gene encoding prephenate dehydratase, whose amino-acid sequence is MRIGFLGPRATFTHLAVQAFFGEEVEQVAYKTIPQCIDAVAAGEIDFAVVPTENALEGSVNLTFDYLIHEQPLYIVGEIVSPIEQHLMVHPSRKNEWENITRVYSHSHAIAQCHKFLHHKFNGVPYDYASSTGAAAQYVSQHPEEPVAAIANALAAKEYGLEIVMTNIHDYHYNHTRFAILHPANQLEYKSPNLKPDKGKTTLMITLPSDDQSGALHQVLSAFTWRKLNMSKIESRPMKTGLGNYFFIIDIDMLLDNVLIPGAKAELEALGCTVKLLGSYEAYSIKQNKEKES
- a CDS encoding ACT domain-containing protein, translating into MKDETFYLVREDILPEAMKKTLEVKKLIERGKVDSVAEAVQRVDLSRSAFYKYRDAVFPFHTVVKEKLITLFFHLEDRSGTLSQLLSVVANAGCNVLTIHQTIPIQGRANVTLSLNTNGMTEDINRLMVKLRRMEFVDKVEILGQGA